From a region of the Campylobacter sp. genome:
- a CDS encoding flavocytochrome c gives MQDVSRRSFLKISAVGAGALALGASSACAAQNAKDIKFDEEYDIVIIGTGFAGLAAAIKASGRGKKVLVLEKMGRAGGNSVINGGNMAAPMNKFQVAQGIKDSKELFIADAVKDGLGLNHTDLLGVMFDRSNDAVDLLVGCGAEFSDKLIFESGHSVARSLQSTNGSGSGYIQPMMGKLQNDPNVTIKTRTKFDDFIVDDSGRVVGVEAREEYKFDPKLFSDDLENKSGEKKSYKAKDGVLLASGGYGRDLWYRQIQDPRVVPSIDSTNHPGSSAGAMLAANGIGAFTLLTSWIQFLPYCSPDEKGFGAAVNFTNHCCNTYGLTVDPKTGKRFMDEHAGRKIKADACFKVIGESEKNDNYPVNVCDSQAVAARNPVYTSRPLEAGVVKKFDTLEELAKAYNLPLEPFLKTVADYNSYVKAGKDPEFGKVVDKLDGIDVSKPPFYASRTMPKVHHTMGGLEINTKAQVISSLTHEPIPGLWAAGEVTGGVHGASRLGTYAILDCMVFGMIAGETIGA, from the coding sequence ATGCAAGACGTATCAAGACGTAGTTTTTTAAAAATCAGCGCGGTGGGTGCGGGGGCGCTTGCGCTGGGAGCTAGTAGCGCGTGCGCGGCACAAAACGCCAAGGACATCAAATTTGACGAGGAATACGACATCGTCATCATCGGCACCGGTTTTGCGGGACTTGCCGCGGCGATTAAAGCCAGCGGGCGCGGCAAAAAGGTGCTAGTGCTTGAAAAAATGGGTCGCGCGGGCGGAAATTCCGTCATCAACGGCGGAAATATGGCCGCTCCGATGAATAAATTTCAAGTAGCGCAGGGCATCAAAGACAGCAAGGAGCTTTTTATCGCTGATGCCGTAAAAGACGGGCTCGGGCTTAACCATACCGATCTTTTGGGCGTGATGTTCGATCGCAGCAACGATGCGGTGGATCTTTTGGTAGGCTGCGGAGCGGAGTTTAGCGATAAGTTGATCTTTGAAAGCGGCCACAGCGTCGCAAGAAGCTTGCAATCGACCAACGGCTCGGGTTCGGGTTATATCCAACCGATGATGGGTAAACTTCAAAACGATCCTAACGTCACGATCAAAACTCGCACGAAATTTGACGATTTTATTGTGGACGACAGCGGCCGCGTCGTGGGTGTAGAAGCTCGCGAGGAGTATAAATTTGATCCGAAACTCTTTAGCGACGATCTGGAAAACAAAAGCGGCGAGAAAAAGAGCTACAAAGCTAAAGACGGCGTTTTGCTAGCCTCGGGCGGATACGGACGCGATCTATGGTACCGCCAGATCCAAGATCCGCGCGTAGTGCCTAGCATAGACAGCACCAACCATCCGGGAAGCTCGGCAGGAGCGATGCTAGCGGCAAACGGAATCGGCGCATTTACCCTTTTAACGTCATGGATTCAGTTCCTTCCGTATTGCTCGCCCGACGAAAAGGGCTTCGGCGCCGCAGTAAATTTCACCAACCACTGCTGCAACACCTACGGTCTAACCGTCGATCCAAAGACCGGCAAACGCTTTATGGACGAGCACGCAGGGCGCAAGATTAAGGCGGATGCTTGCTTTAAGGTCATCGGCGAGAGCGAGAAAAACGACAACTATCCGGTAAACGTCTGCGACTCTCAAGCCGTCGCCGCACGAAACCCGGTCTATACATCAAGGCCGCTGGAAGCGGGCGTCGTGAAGAAATTCGATACGCTAGAGGAGCTTGCGAAGGCTTATAACTTGCCGCTGGAGCCGTTTTTAAAGACCGTCGCGGATTATAACTCTTACGTCAAAGCGGGCAAAGACCCAGAATTCGGCAAAGTGGTAGATAAGCTAGACGGCATCGACGTTTCCAAGCCGCCGTTTTACGCAAGCCGCACGATGCCGAAGGTGCACCACACGATGGGAGGGCTCGAGATCAACACCAAAGCTCAGGTAATCTCTAGCCTTACTCACGAGCCGATCCCAGGGCTTTGGGCTGCGGGCGAGGTAACCGGCGGCGTGCACGGTGCGAGTAGGCTCGGAACCTACGCGATTCTTGATTGTATGGTTTTTGGAATGATCGCTGGCGAAACAATCGGGGCTTAA
- a CDS encoding alpha-2-macroglobulin family protein, whose product MKTKLLSAALFCALASFAAGVEIKYASGAYEISGVDGSGFSVTQKQILKCTPKITGIYESVSESSIRLYPKPMLSAGVNYSCEARGVRFEFETEPFSTEHIALLRPGLVAIKFNDAVSKDALQQATRIYRAQNLAQNDISYELSSHDDRNFLFSFDPKAQNVVLQIESLTSKAGAKLQNPVELRTDEEPFNDSINASNLSGVQIRPAALKDGSLAARVCFPNYMDELSAKYVRIAGVSKFSLTQPRYYYYDEDEEDGGSDDPSCYYYADIVSDEFMPNKSYEIRLLKGFGDSSYILRDEIKQSVKMGDRLPFVAFSDEKNFIPKSASLAFKSSNVNEVKISIAKVPEQNFRYFLNFESNEDSVGGLASEIAVKSFDIGGAKNAVAEHKIAMDFKGYEDGIYKITAFYKVGEKMQEVSRVAYLSDITAQVVLLERGALIYTSRLSNGEELSRAKVKIYSDKNELIVEDKTDGDGILRLENMEILAKNPRSIEISKGDEHAFVLFNNAVASVEKTITAKRPFVYLASELISPNERLLGTIVMKNRDFSSLKNTPIKFKIYDPSGTVVITRAQNTDEFGSVKIDELMGEKSGTYRLDLIYEDKIIASKSFSVENFLPNRIKNEILTAKDEYGADEIITLKLSSNYLAGAPAGDLKGSLEANAYEKELKIKGYEGFSFLNDRLKKKGATQLRRAEFTLSPAGKKELALSPAAADLNVSNAINILLNFSVTEEGKNVSAYRSLSYLPYDRIVGIRASKDFISSGDSVKFGFALLDSKTKTDVKGKIDVEIYRDDFTYVYDGNRYVEQESFNLVSAVSTDAREFEYKFQNGGNYLIVANDYSSGASAGVRVDVSGWGYYGRVNAKDVQSAKIKLASDKVKAGDKIKGVINSPVESGVLNISLVGEQVYDYKILSIKGGSAEFELSVPDNFVGGHINAVIARAATPAAMPLRAYANVPVALDASSHKANVQILAEKSYKNGQNAQISVKSEPNSKVVLYAVDLGILDIVSQEELDAFKAFDVSAYFALRYFDIYDDLSVYQTTAKELSFGGDGVMAKAKRNLSPVENKKQKKFIKMLIAKADANGEAKFELAMPKNFNSTIRLSAMAIGEAATIGSANIEAKVRDDVIIKPADLAYMVRGDEISVPLTLINTTDKEQKAVLKISSSPSVAISGGEANFTLKPLEVKHTNFTASALDIADANIKFDLDANGQKFSNDVEFDIISQFPRSKLFHVSYGDKPVTLKIDPSYKEIYTHISATPNAFSLADELYLYPYGCTEQLTSKMVAVDYVARKDSNKTLTNRVNEYASRILSRLKPSGSFGYWSAHGVTNYYASIYASDVLLELDARYKFLSNKQRSLIFSALKSDYEDQATLRVYADFVLDQYGKLDDDEINFIYDNGLYDNSPMARIAMAAILKKHNMTTEFNFMREKINQMDYDYAEDGAGLTFASDIRDAAFKLYAFGKAGIKDDSTSKAAIALVRNLKDADNTQERASVIRGFDAYFKDAKKDISFALKYDGETKNFNSPLDTKLAVKDGSIEFTPMSGNGELFFTVLGFGYESAAVKHNPLSINRPFDNDRDKKVEIYREFLDARGNIVDLNKLKVGQKIYSKISWRANHYLYNFAIDEAMPSCFEAVNERLGSAAQARPEGFVDSVAIEHTEYLYDRVLHFPKSGYFYYDPQEGHNSTGVIYTPINVIMSGSCALPAISIEDMQYERVNNYDLQTLKFKVAR is encoded by the coding sequence ATGAAGACAAAACTACTAAGCGCAGCGCTATTTTGCGCTTTGGCTAGCTTTGCCGCGGGCGTAGAGATCAAATACGCTAGCGGGGCTTACGAGATTAGCGGGGTGGACGGCAGTGGATTTAGCGTCACGCAAAAGCAGATCTTAAAATGCACTCCCAAAATCACGGGCATCTACGAAAGCGTGAGTGAAAGCTCAATCAGGCTTTATCCAAAGCCGATGCTTAGCGCCGGGGTTAATTATTCGTGCGAGGCGCGCGGGGTGCGCTTTGAGTTCGAGACAGAGCCTTTTAGCACCGAGCATATTGCGCTTCTGCGTCCGGGGTTAGTGGCAATTAAATTTAACGATGCGGTTAGCAAGGACGCACTACAGCAAGCGACTAGAATTTACCGCGCGCAGAATTTAGCCCAAAACGACATATCCTACGAGCTTAGCTCGCACGATGATAGGAATTTTTTATTCAGCTTCGATCCTAAGGCGCAAAACGTCGTATTGCAAATAGAATCCCTCACCTCAAAAGCGGGCGCAAAGCTGCAAAATCCGGTGGAGCTGCGCACGGACGAGGAGCCTTTTAATGATAGCATTAACGCTTCAAATTTAAGTGGCGTGCAGATCCGCCCTGCGGCTCTAAAAGACGGCTCGCTCGCGGCTAGAGTGTGTTTTCCTAACTATATGGACGAGCTGTCCGCCAAATACGTAAGAATCGCAGGCGTGAGTAAATTTAGCCTCACTCAGCCGCGATATTATTATTATGACGAAGATGAAGAGGATGGCGGAAGCGACGATCCTTCATGTTACTACTATGCAGATATAGTAAGCGACGAGTTTATGCCGAATAAAAGCTACGAGATCAGGCTGCTAAAGGGCTTCGGAGATAGCTCATATATTTTGCGTGACGAGATAAAACAAAGCGTAAAAATGGGCGACAGGCTGCCTTTCGTAGCCTTTAGCGACGAGAAAAATTTTATCCCAAAATCCGCTTCGTTAGCTTTTAAAAGTTCAAACGTAAATGAGGTTAAAATTTCGATTGCCAAAGTCCCTGAGCAAAATTTTAGGTATTTTTTAAACTTTGAAAGCAACGAAGATAGTGTAGGTGGGTTAGCTAGCGAGATCGCGGTTAAGAGCTTTGATATAGGAGGCGCTAAAAACGCCGTTGCGGAACATAAAATCGCGATGGATTTTAAAGGCTACGAGGATGGAATTTATAAAATCACGGCGTTTTACAAAGTGGGCGAAAAGATGCAAGAGGTTTCGCGCGTAGCCTATCTTAGCGACATTACGGCTCAAGTGGTGCTGCTTGAGCGCGGTGCGCTAATTTATACTTCTAGGCTTAGTAATGGCGAGGAGCTAAGCAGAGCGAAGGTTAAAATTTACAGCGATAAAAATGAGCTAATCGTAGAGGATAAAACGGACGGAGATGGAATTTTGCGATTAGAAAATATGGAAATTCTAGCCAAAAACCCGCGCTCTATCGAGATTAGTAAAGGCGATGAGCATGCGTTCGTGCTATTTAATAACGCCGTAGCAAGCGTCGAGAAAACGATTACTGCAAAGCGTCCGTTTGTTTATCTCGCAAGCGAGCTGATAAGCCCGAATGAGCGGCTTTTAGGCACGATCGTGATGAAAAATCGCGATTTTAGCTCTTTAAAAAATACGCCGATTAAATTTAAAATTTACGATCCTAGCGGCACTGTGGTCATCACGCGCGCGCAAAACACCGATGAGTTCGGCAGCGTTAAAATCGATGAGCTGATGGGCGAGAAAAGCGGCACTTACCGCCTAGATCTCATCTATGAGGATAAAATCATCGCTTCTAAAAGCTTTAGCGTAGAAAATTTCCTCCCAAACCGCATTAAAAATGAAATTTTAACTGCTAAAGACGAATATGGCGCGGATGAAATCATAACTTTAAAGCTAAGCTCAAACTATCTTGCAGGCGCGCCAGCTGGAGATTTGAAAGGCTCGCTAGAAGCAAACGCCTATGAAAAAGAGCTAAAAATTAAAGGCTACGAGGGCTTTTCGTTTCTAAACGATCGCTTAAAGAAAAAGGGCGCTACGCAGCTTCGTAGGGCAGAATTTACGCTAAGCCCCGCCGGTAAAAAGGAGCTTGCACTCTCGCCGGCAGCAGCTGATCTTAATGTCTCTAACGCCATAAATATTCTACTAAATTTCAGCGTAACCGAGGAGGGTAAAAACGTAAGTGCATATCGCAGCCTGAGCTATCTGCCTTATGATCGTATCGTAGGAATTCGCGCGAGCAAGGATTTCATATCAAGCGGCGATAGCGTAAAATTCGGCTTTGCGCTGCTAGATTCCAAAACCAAAACCGACGTCAAAGGCAAGATCGACGTTGAAATTTACCGCGACGATTTTACTTACGTTTATGACGGCAACAGATACGTCGAGCAAGAAAGCTTTAATCTCGTAAGCGCCGTTAGCACCGATGCGCGCGAGTTTGAGTATAAATTCCAAAACGGCGGCAATTATCTAATCGTCGCAAACGATTACTCAAGCGGCGCAAGTGCTGGCGTGCGCGTGGATGTAAGCGGCTGGGGATATTATGGACGGGTAAACGCCAAAGACGTGCAAAGCGCTAAAATCAAACTCGCAAGCGACAAGGTTAAAGCCGGAGATAAAATTAAAGGCGTCATCAATTCGCCGGTAGAAAGCGGCGTGCTAAATATCTCGCTCGTAGGCGAGCAGGTTTACGACTATAAAATTCTATCCATAAAAGGCGGTAGCGCGGAATTTGAGCTTAGCGTGCCGGATAATTTCGTCGGAGGACACATCAACGCTGTAATCGCGCGCGCCGCGACACCCGCTGCGATGCCGCTTAGAGCCTATGCAAACGTGCCGGTGGCGCTAGATGCGAGCTCGCACAAGGCTAACGTGCAAATCCTAGCCGAGAAAAGCTACAAAAACGGGCAAAACGCGCAGATCAGCGTAAAAAGCGAGCCAAATTCCAAAGTGGTGCTCTACGCAGTCGATCTTGGAATTTTAGATATCGTCTCACAAGAGGAGCTTGATGCATTTAAGGCGTTTGACGTTAGCGCGTATTTTGCGCTGCGGTACTTTGACATTTACGACGATCTTAGCGTGTATCAAACTACTGCAAAAGAGCTAAGCTTCGGCGGCGACGGCGTGATGGCGAAAGCTAAACGGAATTTAAGCCCGGTCGAAAACAAAAAGCAGAAAAAATTTATCAAAATGCTGATCGCAAAAGCGGATGCAAACGGCGAGGCGAAATTTGAGCTTGCGATGCCGAAAAATTTTAACTCCACGATCCGACTAAGCGCCATGGCTATCGGAGAGGCGGCTACGATCGGCTCGGCAAACATCGAAGCCAAGGTCCGAGACGACGTGATCATAAAGCCCGCCGATCTAGCCTATATGGTGCGCGGCGATGAAATTTCTGTGCCGCTAACGCTCATCAACACCACTGATAAGGAGCAAAAGGCGGTCTTAAAAATCAGCTCATCTCCTTCGGTCGCTATAAGCGGCGGTGAGGCAAATTTCACGCTCAAACCGCTTGAGGTCAAGCATACGAACTTCACCGCAAGCGCACTTGATATTGCGGATGCAAATATTAAATTTGATCTTGACGCAAACGGGCAGAAATTTAGCAACGACGTGGAATTTGACATAATCAGCCAGTTCCCGCGCTCGAAGCTATTTCACGTAAGCTATGGCGATAAGCCGGTAACGCTCAAAATCGATCCGAGCTATAAAGAAATTTATACTCACATCAGCGCTACGCCTAATGCTTTTAGCCTAGCGGACGAGTTATATCTCTATCCTTACGGCTGCACCGAGCAGCTTACTTCAAAGATGGTAGCGGTTGATTATGTCGCACGCAAAGACTCCAATAAAACCTTAACCAACCGCGTAAACGAGTATGCAAGTAGAATTTTATCTCGCCTCAAACCTAGCGGTAGTTTCGGCTACTGGAGTGCTCACGGCGTTACTAATTACTACGCTTCGATTTACGCAAGCGACGTTTTACTAGAGCTTGACGCGCGCTATAAATTCCTTAGCAATAAGCAAAGATCGCTGATATTTAGCGCCTTAAAATCAGACTACGAAGATCAAGCGACGCTTCGAGTATATGCGGATTTCGTGCTAGATCAATACGGCAAGCTGGATGACGATGAGATAAATTTCATTTACGACAACGGCCTTTATGACAACTCGCCGATGGCTCGCATCGCTATGGCTGCGATACTTAAAAAGCACAATATGACGACCGAGTTTAACTTCATGCGTGAAAAAATAAACCAAATGGATTATGATTACGCCGAAGATGGAGCGGGCTTGACGTTTGCTAGCGACATAAGAGACGCCGCCTTTAAGCTCTACGCATTCGGCAAGGCGGGCATCAAAGACGATAGCACAAGCAAGGCGGCTATCGCGCTCGTGCGCAACCTAAAAGATGCGGACAATACGCAGGAGAGAGCGAGCGTTATACGCGGATTTGATGCGTATTTTAAGGACGCGAAAAAAGATATTAGCTTTGCTTTGAAATACGACGGCGAGACGAAAAATTTTAATTCGCCGCTGGATACCAAGCTTGCGGTTAAAGACGGCTCGATAGAATTTACGCCGATGAGCGGCAACGGCGAGCTGTTTTTTACGGTGCTGGGATTTGGATATGAAAGCGCTGCGGTCAAACACAATCCGCTTAGCATAAATAGACCGTTTGATAACGACCGAGATAAGAAGGTTGAAATTTATCGCGAGTTTCTCGATGCTCGCGGCAACATCGTCGATCTAAACAAACTCAAAGTAGGGCAGAAAATTTACTCTAAGATCAGCTGGCGAGCGAATCATTATCTGTATAATTTCGCAATCGACGAGGCGATGCCTAGCTGCTTTGAGGCGGTAAATGAGCGCCTGGGCTCGGCCGCACAGGCTCGCCCGGAAGGCTTTGTGGATAGCGTAGCGATCGAGCATACGGAGTATCTGTACGACCGAGTACTTCACTTCCCGAAAAGCGGTTATTTTTACTACGATCCGCAAGAGGGCCATAATAGTACCGGCGTCATCTACACGCCGATAAACGTGATCATGTCGGGCTCGTGCGCGCTTCCTGCGATCTCTATCGAGGATATGCAATACGAGCGAGTAAATAACTACGATCTGCAAACGCTTAAATTTAAAGTCGCTCGCTAA
- a CDS encoding transglycosylase domain-containing protein, translating into MKFLKFTLKITLFCAFAFAMFLILDALYPLNLDMLNKQKSRILYDRNGEILNMQISDDQIWRFYASADEIPPRLKQSAIYFEDRYFYYHFGVNPASILRAATYNFTQNFTKKSEGNVERVGASTITMQVARMMRPKQRSYKNKIIEIFNAFQLEWHFSKDEILGMYFNLAPYGGNIEGVKTAAYFYFKKDLRELSNAQIALLSVIPKNPNKNRLDRRSNINALKNRLISQLRQGGVISQSEYERALAEPFSPRRYAAPNYAPHYALLAFSNYKMQNFIAKDDANFTQNLKQGGTPGGTAGQASSAAHRTAAAESNFSDATSAESNFTAAANVRANLSSAVNAQAGADSKEAETTESLNLGGRRGLNLKEREGAKSQTGVKLNERKSTNLDERRDFIAVHPSQNSQSLNLNEQRATAYSPQNFGADANSNKRQTEYLPQNPSADINLNKRQNASGAAHPYQEPQNSQNLNLNNRQDTAHLPQNPQADTNSSERSRINFIVQTNSVSDVSMQADFTSSNANAQTDSTSDAKMQTASAASAESQANSAPNAKMPQNFALAAQAQINSDPNAKTQENFKNFKGSSQSKEQTALAQELARLNEGKIYSSLDLKTQIALEGFLKSEILSLRDKGVRNGAAVLIDNESMSVIAYVGSHDFSGREGQNDGVRSQKNVGSTLKPFIYAKALEHGLITPSKKLIDAPIIFAGYVPRNYNQGFMGAVSATDALSLSLNIPAVKLNLMLEGDGLYEMLSNVHLAEFSKDYYGAGIALGSISMSLMDLARLYSAFANGGKLRKLEIAGAKIGDDAKILTPQSAYVVTQMLRNAPRSYLGSVWQNTLNAPPLMFKTGTSADARDLYTVALTPKFTLGVWLGNFDGSKTRDLSGGVSAAKVAFNMFAFLDKSGMLGEVEFARPTGVSLRRVCTDAYREKECAQSAEDLTIDGVEPNEECEIYGTSELFYLLKHGLVDPQKVRAGRCAAKFAAVKPVLNDINAKTYETGADGFLRLKVQCTAVFGERVYIRLSGGSREFIVLNSTAFTGENSTDLDSKHSSTAQQDNLKQNLVQQNFVEQNSAVQNSMRQNSASQNVKSQNLTKQNSAGLNFIAENPVTRNLASQNSILQNSTEQNSETQDFTAKNFTDRNSSQQNFTARDFTTQSLTPANSKVKTGEYFARTNGEAFTLSLGAGDFELGCLDENANFAKANFRVNERK; encoded by the coding sequence ATGAAATTTCTAAAATTTACGTTAAAAATCACGCTATTTTGCGCATTTGCATTCGCTATGTTTTTGATCTTGGACGCGCTTTATCCGCTAAATTTGGATATGCTAAACAAGCAGAAGAGTAGAATTTTATATGATCGAAACGGCGAAATTTTAAATATGCAGATCAGCGACGATCAAATTTGGCGCTTTTACGCGAGCGCAGACGAGATACCGCCGCGGCTGAAACAAAGCGCGATCTACTTCGAGGATCGCTATTTTTACTACCATTTCGGCGTCAATCCAGCCTCGATCCTGCGCGCGGCTACGTATAATTTTACGCAAAATTTTACTAAAAAAAGCGAGGGCAACGTCGAGCGCGTCGGAGCTTCGACGATTACGATGCAGGTTGCGCGTATGATGCGCCCCAAACAGCGCAGCTACAAGAACAAAATCATCGAAATTTTCAACGCCTTTCAGCTGGAGTGGCACTTCAGCAAGGATGAAATTTTAGGAATGTATTTCAACCTCGCCCCATACGGCGGCAACATCGAGGGGGTCAAAACGGCGGCGTATTTTTACTTCAAAAAGGATCTGCGCGAGCTTAGCAACGCTCAAATCGCGCTTCTTAGCGTGATCCCGAAAAACCCGAACAAAAACCGCCTGGACCGCAGATCAAACATCAACGCGCTTAAAAACCGCCTAATTTCGCAGCTGCGGCAGGGCGGCGTGATTTCGCAAAGCGAGTATGAGCGTGCCCTCGCAGAGCCCTTCTCGCCCAGACGCTACGCAGCACCCAATTACGCGCCGCATTATGCGCTGTTGGCGTTTAGCAATTATAAAATGCAAAATTTCATCGCTAAAGATGATGCAAATTTCACTCAAAATTTAAAGCAGGGCGGCACGCCCGGCGGGACGGCGGGGCAAGCAAGCTCGGCTGCGCACCGAACCGCGGCGGCAGAGTCAAATTTTTCGGACGCGACTAGTGCCGAATCAAATTTTACGGCTGCGGCGAATGTTAGGGCGAATTTATCAAGCGCCGTAAACGCGCAGGCGGGAGCGGATTCGAAAGAAGCGGAGACGACGGAGAGTTTAAATTTGGGCGGACGGAGGGGTCTAAATTTAAAAGAGCGCGAAGGCGCAAAATCGCAGACAGGCGTAAAACTAAATGAACGAAAGAGTACAAATTTAGATGAGCGGCGAGATTTTATTGCCGTACATCCGTCGCAAAACTCGCAAAGTCTAAATTTAAACGAGCAACGAGCCACTGCGTATTCGCCGCAGAATTTTGGCGCAGATGCAAATTCAAATAAACGACAAACCGAGTATTTGCCGCAAAATCCGAGTGCGGATATAAATTTAAACAAGCGGCAGAACGCCTCCGGTGCCGCACATCCGTACCAAGAGCCGCAAAATTCGCAAAATCTAAATTTAAATAATCGGCAAGATACCGCACATTTACCGCAAAATCCGCAGGCAGATACAAACTCTAGCGAGCGGTCGCGCATAAATTTTATTGTACAGACAAATTCCGTTTCGGATGTTAGTATGCAGGCGGATTTCACCTCGTCGAACGCTAATGCTCAGACAGATTCTACTTCGGACGCCAAAATGCAGACGGCTTCTGCTGCAAGCGCCGAATCGCAGGCAAATTCCGCTCCCAACGCCAAGATGCCACAAAATTTCGCTTTAGCCGCCCAGGCGCAGATAAATTCCGATCCTAACGCCAAGACGCAGGAAAATTTCAAAAACTTTAAAGGGAGCTCGCAGTCCAAGGAGCAAACTGCGCTAGCGCAGGAGCTTGCGCGTCTAAACGAGGGTAAAATTTATTCGAGCTTGGATCTGAAAACCCAGATCGCGCTTGAGGGTTTTTTGAAAAGCGAGATCCTCTCCCTGCGCGATAAGGGCGTTAGAAACGGCGCTGCGGTGCTGATCGATAACGAAAGCATGAGCGTGATCGCCTACGTCGGCAGCCACGATTTTAGCGGCAGAGAGGGGCAAAACGACGGCGTTCGTTCGCAAAAAAACGTGGGCTCGACGCTCAAGCCCTTCATCTACGCCAAGGCCCTTGAGCACGGGCTCATCACCCCTTCAAAAAAGCTGATCGACGCGCCGATAATCTTCGCGGGCTACGTGCCGCGTAACTACAATCAGGGCTTCATGGGCGCGGTGAGTGCGACTGACGCGCTAAGTCTGAGCCTGAATATCCCTGCGGTGAAGCTAAATTTGATGCTTGAGGGCGACGGGCTGTATGAGATGCTATCAAATGTGCATTTGGCGGAGTTTAGCAAGGATTATTACGGCGCAGGTATCGCGCTGGGAAGCATTTCGATGAGCCTAATGGATCTTGCTCGCCTTTACAGCGCGTTTGCAAACGGCGGGAAGCTACGAAAGCTCGAAATAGCGGGCGCAAAGATCGGCGACGATGCTAAAATTTTAACCCCGCAGAGCGCCTACGTCGTAACGCAGATGTTAAGAAACGCGCCGCGCTCCTACCTCGGCTCGGTGTGGCAAAATACCCTAAACGCGCCGCCGCTGATGTTTAAAACGGGTACGAGCGCCGATGCGCGCGATCTCTACACCGTCGCTCTGACACCGAAATTTACCCTCGGCGTCTGGCTGGGAAATTTCGACGGCTCCAAGACTAGGGATCTTAGCGGCGGCGTAAGTGCCGCAAAAGTGGCGTTTAATATGTTTGCCTTCCTCGATAAATCGGGCATGCTGGGCGAGGTGGAGTTTGCGCGTCCTACGGGCGTGAGCTTGCGGCGAGTATGCACCGACGCGTACCGCGAAAAGGAGTGCGCTCAAAGCGCCGAGGATCTTACGATCGATGGAGTTGAGCCCAACGAGGAGTGCGAAATTTACGGTACGAGCGAGCTTTTTTATCTGCTAAAACACGGCCTAGTCGATCCGCAAAAGGTGCGCGCAGGAAGGTGCGCGGCTAAATTTGCCGCCGTAAAGCCCGTACTAAACGACATCAACGCCAAAACCTACGAGACCGGCGCGGACGGCTTTTTGCGGCTTAAAGTGCAGTGCACGGCGGTTTTTGGCGAGCGGGTATATATCAGACTAAGCGGCGGTTCGCGGGAGTTTATAGTGCTAAATTCCACTGCGTTTACGGGGGAGAATTCCACAGATTTGGATTCCAAGCATTCTAGCACGGCGCAGCAAGATAATTTAAAGCAAAATTTAGTACAGCAAAATTTTGTAGAACAGAATTCTGCGGTACAAAATTCTATGCGACAAAATTCAGCGTCGCAGAATGTAAAATCACAAAATCTTACGAAGCAAAATTCTGCGGGATTGAATTTTATAGCTGAAAATCCAGTCACACGGAATTTGGCGTCGCAAAATTCTATCTTGCAAAATTCTACAGAGCAAAATTCGGAGACTCAAGATTTCACAGCGAAAAATTTTACGGATCGAAATTCCTCGCAACAAAATTTCACGGCACGAGATTTTACCACGCAAAGCCTAACGCCTGCAAATTCTAAAGTTAAAACGGGAGAATATTTTGCGCGCACTAACGGCGAGGCTTTTACGCTAAGTCTTGGAGCAGGGGATTTCGAGCTTGGCTGCTTGGACGAAAATGCAAATTTCGCTAAAGCAAATTTTAGAGTAAATGAAAGAAAATAA